A region from the Colwellia sp. PAMC 21821 genome encodes:
- a CDS encoding TetR/AcrR family transcriptional regulator, producing the protein MSNNTNNEKQGSIRARSEAVILVAAQKEFILQGFKGATVQSIADSANLPKANVLYYFKNKENIYHAVLQLTLDTWDQGIGELDINDGPVVAIEKFIASKVKMSFEHPEASKIYAMEIIQGALHLKEFARTYLRQWVREKAKVFQVWIDSGEMKDVDPVKLIFLIWSSTQHYADFEQQILTIMNRADYEEDDITQVTEFLTDFILRGCGLK; encoded by the coding sequence GTGAGCAACAATACTAATAATGAGAAACAAGGGAGCATACGGGCTAGAAGTGAAGCTGTAATCCTAGTGGCAGCACAAAAAGAATTTATTCTGCAAGGATTTAAAGGTGCTACCGTGCAATCAATTGCTGATAGCGCAAATCTGCCTAAAGCAAACGTATTGTATTATTTCAAAAATAAAGAAAATATCTACCATGCAGTTTTACAATTAACTTTAGATACATGGGATCAAGGTATTGGTGAACTTGATATTAACGATGGCCCTGTCGTTGCTATCGAGAAATTTATTGCTTCAAAAGTAAAAATGTCATTTGAGCATCCAGAAGCATCGAAAATTTATGCTATGGAAATAATCCAAGGTGCATTACATTTAAAAGAGTTTGCCCGTACTTATTTGCGCCAATGGGTAAGAGAAAAGGCTAAAGTATTTCAAGTCTGGATCGATAGCGGTGAAATGAAAGATGTCGATCCTGTTAAATTGATTTTCTTAATTTGGTCATCCACCCAACATTATGCTGATTTTGAACAACAAATTTTAACTATTATGAATCGTGCAGATTACGAAGAAGACGATATAACCCAAGTAACTGAGTTTTTAACGGATTTTATATTACGTGGTTGTGGCTTAAAGTAG
- a CDS encoding endonuclease/exonuclease/phosphatase family protein, with translation MKLFTTLLATTLLVYSGIAMSETLNKSPASLRIATFNVSMEALNYLPSELGKERKPTGKELATALANDNQQIKNIAEIIQRVNPDIILLNEFDGNDPTHQSLKRFIAQYLAKSQKGNAAINYPYFYQGPVNTGVATGYDLNNDNKVGELPNDAYGYGLFSGHFAMALLSKHPIVEEKIRTFQMFKWRDMPNALVPVNPDSNTPWFNQQAWNNFRLSSKSHWDIPVNINGHVVHILASHPTPPVFDGPEDRNGKRNFDEIRFWSDYLTPNAASYIYDDNKQFGGLAENKAFVILGDLNADAIDGNAIKSGINRLINHPRIIDPKPSSEAGKLHRKDNPNAKHHTAFWGMRADYVLPAKAQFNVLGSGIFWPKESEDTFRLIKDRAASSDHRLVWVDVAFKE, from the coding sequence ATGAAGTTATTTACAACATTATTAGCAACTACGTTGTTAGTATATTCAGGTATTGCTATGTCAGAAACATTAAATAAGTCTCCTGCCAGTTTACGCATTGCCACTTTCAATGTCAGTATGGAAGCATTGAATTACTTACCTTCAGAATTAGGTAAAGAGCGTAAACCAACAGGAAAAGAATTAGCGACCGCGTTAGCCAATGATAATCAGCAAATAAAAAATATTGCTGAAATTATTCAACGAGTAAACCCCGATATTATTTTATTAAATGAGTTTGATGGCAATGACCCTACACACCAATCTCTAAAGCGCTTTATCGCGCAATATTTAGCAAAAAGTCAAAAGGGTAATGCTGCTATTAATTATCCCTACTTTTATCAAGGCCCGGTTAATACGGGTGTTGCTACGGGCTATGACTTAAACAATGATAACAAAGTCGGTGAATTACCGAATGATGCTTATGGCTATGGACTTTTCTCAGGTCACTTTGCGATGGCATTGTTATCAAAACACCCTATTGTTGAAGAAAAAATCAGAACATTCCAAATGTTTAAATGGCGTGACATGCCCAATGCTTTGGTGCCAGTAAATCCTGACTCAAATACACCTTGGTTTAATCAACAAGCCTGGAACAACTTTCGACTGTCATCCAAATCTCACTGGGATATACCAGTCAATATCAATGGTCATGTAGTGCATATTTTGGCTAGTCATCCTACCCCGCCGGTATTTGACGGACCAGAAGACAGAAACGGCAAACGTAACTTTGACGAAATTCGTTTCTGGAGTGATTACCTGACCCCAAATGCTGCCAGTTATATTTATGACGATAACAAGCAATTCGGCGGATTAGCTGAAAATAAAGCTTTTGTTATTTTGGGTGACTTAAATGCTGATGCTATTGATGGAAATGCCATTAAATCGGGTATCAATCGCTTAATAAATCATCCTCGTATTATAGATCCTAAGCCAAGTAGCGAAGCTGGAAAGTTACATCGCAAGGATAACCCAAACGCCAAACACCATACCGCATTTTGGGGCATGCGAGCCGATTATGTTTTACCTGCGAAAGCGCAATTTAACGTCCTTGGTTCAGGCATATTTTGGCCAAAAGAAAGTGAAGATACATTTCGTTTAATTAAAGACCGAGCGGCTTCATCTGATCACCGACTTGTTTGGGTTGATGTTGCATTTAAAGAATAG
- a CDS encoding alkaline phosphatase: protein MKKFIPTLLTSLLVMSCSQLQATSHVPVNTVASNTPKNIIMVVGDGMGPAYTTAYRYYNDNPATPEIEPTVFDRNFTGTSSTYPAPESGYVTDSAASATALSTGVKTYNNAIGLDINRQPIETVLEYAKQSGKKTGVVVTVQINHATPASYLAHNVHRYNYNAIADSYIDDGIKADLYFGGGWEYFIRKDRNLVNEFIESGFHYIDKYSEINSIPKNTPVLGLFDHTNLPWALDDTNKHRLSLMTKAATKQLENKDGFFMLVEGSQIDYGGHARDIAAAMAEMDDLAKTIEYLETYVAENPDTLVVITADHSTGGLTIGKKTERSDPNINSKYLWKPEFLRSMTMSPKTIALKFTDEDLTLAQVNGLLSFDISSQDLNNLQQAKLSDKDIVKQFSLLSAADKKGKRTPKNYQSVLNVITKIIDMKTNTGWGSISPSGTHTGIDVPVFAFGKGSEMFNGFQDNTDIAKKIFTLLGKK, encoded by the coding sequence ATGAAAAAATTCATTCCAACGTTATTAACTAGTTTATTGGTTATGTCTTGTAGCCAACTGCAAGCGACAAGCCATGTTCCGGTAAATACAGTGGCGAGTAATACACCAAAAAACATTATTATGGTTGTTGGTGACGGTATGGGACCAGCCTATACTACAGCCTATCGTTATTATAATGACAACCCCGCAACACCAGAAATTGAACCAACGGTTTTTGACCGTAATTTCACCGGTACAAGTAGCACCTATCCAGCCCCTGAATCGGGTTACGTTACTGACTCTGCGGCGAGCGCAACAGCCCTTTCTACAGGCGTAAAAACCTATAATAATGCTATTGGTTTAGATATCAACAGACAGCCAATTGAAACGGTTTTGGAATATGCTAAACAAAGCGGTAAAAAAACGGGTGTTGTGGTTACTGTCCAGATAAATCATGCCACCCCGGCTTCTTATTTAGCGCACAATGTCCATCGCTACAACTACAACGCTATTGCTGACAGTTATATTGATGATGGCATAAAAGCCGATTTATATTTTGGTGGTGGCTGGGAATATTTTATCCGCAAAGATAGAAATCTCGTTAATGAATTTATTGAGTCAGGCTTTCATTATATTGATAAATATAGCGAAATAAACAGTATCCCTAAGAATACGCCGGTATTAGGTTTATTTGATCATACTAATTTACCTTGGGCATTAGATGACACCAACAAGCACCGTTTATCGCTAATGACGAAAGCTGCAACAAAACAGTTAGAAAACAAAGATGGTTTTTTTATGTTAGTTGAGGGTAGCCAAATTGATTATGGCGGACACGCTAGAGATATTGCAGCTGCCATGGCAGAAATGGACGATTTAGCAAAAACCATTGAATATCTTGAGACCTATGTTGCAGAAAATCCAGATACCTTAGTAGTGATCACAGCCGATCATAGCACTGGTGGCTTAACTATCGGTAAAAAAACTGAACGTTCAGATCCTAACATTAATAGTAAGTACCTATGGAAACCTGAGTTTTTAAGAAGCATGACAATGTCACCAAAGACAATAGCGCTGAAATTCACTGATGAGGACTTAACCTTGGCTCAAGTGAATGGCTTACTGTCATTCGACATATCGTCTCAGGACTTAAATAATTTACAGCAAGCAAAACTCAGTGACAAAGATATCGTTAAACAATTTAGTTTATTATCTGCTGCCGATAAAAAAGGCAAAAGAACCCCTAAAAATTACCAGTCAGTACTGAATGTAATTACGAAAATAATTGATATGAAAACAAATACCGGTTGGGGTTCTATTAGTCCATCGGGCACGCATACAGGTATTGATGTGCCAGTATTTGCCTTTGGTAAAGGCAGTGAAATGTTTAACGGCTTTCAAGATAACACCGATATCGCCAAGAAAATTTTCACGCTGTTAGGTAAAAAATAA
- a CDS encoding cystathionine beta-lyase has protein sequence MKKETKLINAGRKSQWTRGVVNPPVERASTVVFNSVKEMKHATANKTNQVLFYGRRGTSTSFAFSDAMTDLEGGAGCAIYPSGTAAITNAILAFVKTGDHILMVDSTYEPTRDYCDKILAKLGIETTYYDPMIGKGIESLIKANTRVVFLESPGSITMEVQDVPAIAEVAHRHDCIVMLDNTWSAGVNFQPFDYGVDVSIQAATKYIVGHSDVMLGTATATAEYWPQLRESSYIMGQCTSPDDLYLAMRGIRTLSVRLQQHQASALKIADWLSSRPEVETILHPALPSCPGHEEFKRDFSGSNGLFSFVLNKGNQAALTALLDGLEHFKMGYSWGGFESLILGISNVNSMRTATTWQYEFPLIRLHVGLENVDDLIADLEQGFARFNAALSS, from the coding sequence ATGAAAAAAGAAACCAAACTCATTAATGCTGGCCGAAAAAGCCAATGGACTCGTGGTGTTGTTAACCCACCTGTAGAACGTGCATCTACGGTAGTGTTTAATTCTGTTAAAGAGATGAAGCATGCCACTGCAAATAAAACTAATCAGGTTTTGTTTTATGGCAGGCGTGGTACGTCAACGTCATTTGCTTTTAGCGATGCCATGACCGACTTAGAAGGCGGAGCAGGGTGTGCAATATATCCGTCGGGTACTGCGGCGATTACTAATGCTATTTTGGCGTTTGTTAAAACTGGCGATCACATACTCATGGTTGATAGTACCTACGAACCAACGCGCGATTATTGCGATAAAATTTTAGCTAAGTTGGGCATTGAAACAACCTACTATGATCCCATGATAGGGAAAGGTATTGAGTCTTTAATTAAAGCTAATACGCGCGTGGTTTTTCTTGAATCTCCTGGTTCTATTACCATGGAAGTGCAAGACGTACCTGCCATTGCTGAAGTGGCACACCGCCATGATTGTATTGTAATGTTAGATAACACGTGGTCAGCGGGCGTAAACTTTCAACCTTTTGATTACGGTGTTGATGTATCAATTCAAGCCGCCACAAAATACATTGTTGGTCATTCTGATGTTATGTTAGGCACGGCAACAGCAACCGCTGAATATTGGCCACAATTACGTGAAAGCAGCTATATCATGGGACAATGTACATCGCCTGATGATTTATACCTTGCCATGCGGGGTATTAGAACCTTAAGTGTGCGTTTGCAGCAGCATCAAGCTAGTGCACTGAAAATTGCTGATTGGTTGTCATCACGCCCTGAAGTAGAAACTATTTTACACCCGGCATTGCCTTCTTGCCCCGGTCATGAAGAATTCAAACGTGATTTCAGTGGCTCAAATGGTTTGTTTTCTTTTGTATTAAACAAAGGTAATCAGGCTGCGTTAACTGCACTTTTAGATGGTTTAGAACATTTTAAAATGGGCTATTCGTGGGGTGGATTTGAAAGTCTTATTTTAGGTATTTCAAATGTTAACAGCATGCGTACTGCCACAACTTGGCAGTATGAGTTTCCGTTGATTCGCTTACATGTTGGTTTGGAAAATGTTGATGATTTAATTGCCGACTTGGAGCAAGGCTTCGCCCGCTTTAATGCTGCATTATCGTCATAG
- a CDS encoding DNA polymerase II has protein sequence MQHFPEQFPELAPSLAGTRGFLLTRSASDRNNRLEITLWLKTPQGPVQLVIDNERAVFFVEVSDVNHANDILAKQGIKVDEIKPLALKAFNQANVAALYFLSLREFYQAREALKQKGVKCYEDDIRPDDRFLMERFITADMTFVGRQAPLMSVQSKDYRRYEQARCKPIDKAQQTDITLSTVSLDIECSMSGELYSIGLYSDHCQQVLMIANEQEIAREQGKKGAIDIAWQADERALLVSLLAWFSQHDPDIIIGWNVINFDFDLLQKRYDLHGIKFAIGRDGRTPYWRKNQASDQQFIEINGRVILDGIDLLKTATYNFPSFSLDNVANTLLGIGKKVDDVDNRLQEITDNFHHDKTALAAYNLEDCRLVILIFKHTQLLEFAMLRAQLTGLSIDRFGGSVAAFTNLYLPKLHRSGYVAPNMGDGDQGFESPGGFVMDSIPGLYQNVLVLDFKSLYPSIIRSFNIDPMGLIEGLKSPETAIEGFDGAYFSREQHFLPGIITELWKERDIAKKDKNAALSQAIKIIMNSFYGVLGSTGCRFFDPRLSGSITKRSHSILKTTKLWIEAKGYQVIYGDTDSIFVHVGDEQSEENSRALGKTLQEYINQKWHALLKDQFNIVSELEIEFETHFLKFLMPTIRGQDVGTKKRYAGLVQKGEEQQLIFKGLESVRTDWTELAKQFQRTLYWKIFNNEPVVEYVKQMVADTLAGKHDELLYYRKRLRRKLELYVKNVPPHVRAARLADEIYKQQGKPLKYQNKGWIEYVMTVNGPQAKGCQSAALDYQFYIDRQLLAVADAILPFINTSFDEITNSQMNLF, from the coding sequence ATGCAACATTTTCCTGAACAATTTCCAGAATTAGCACCATCGCTAGCTGGCACGCGCGGATTTCTTTTGACCCGCAGCGCTAGCGATCGCAATAATCGTTTAGAAATAACCTTATGGCTGAAAACGCCGCAAGGTCCGGTACAGTTGGTTATTGATAACGAACGGGCAGTTTTTTTTGTTGAGGTCAGTGATGTTAATCATGCTAACGATATTTTGGCGAAACAAGGCATTAAAGTAGACGAAATAAAACCGCTAGCACTAAAAGCATTTAACCAAGCGAATGTTGCTGCACTCTATTTTTTAAGCTTGCGAGAGTTTTACCAAGCGCGAGAAGCCCTTAAGCAAAAGGGGGTTAAATGTTACGAAGATGACATTCGACCGGATGATCGCTTTTTAATGGAGCGTTTTATTACCGCAGACATGACCTTTGTCGGTCGACAAGCACCTTTAATGTCTGTGCAAAGTAAAGACTATAGGCGCTATGAGCAAGCTAGATGTAAACCCATTGATAAAGCACAGCAAACCGACATTACATTGTCGACCGTATCGCTCGATATAGAGTGCTCAATGTCGGGTGAATTATATTCTATCGGTTTATATAGCGACCATTGTCAGCAAGTACTGATGATTGCCAATGAGCAAGAAATAGCGCGCGAGCAAGGCAAAAAAGGTGCTATTGATATTGCATGGCAAGCTGATGAGCGAGCATTACTTGTCAGTTTACTAGCTTGGTTCTCACAGCACGACCCCGATATTATTATTGGCTGGAATGTGATCAATTTTGATTTTGATTTATTACAGAAACGCTACGATTTACATGGGATTAAGTTTGCCATTGGTCGCGATGGCAGAACACCTTATTGGCGAAAAAACCAAGCCAGTGACCAGCAATTTATTGAAATTAATGGCCGTGTGATACTCGATGGTATTGATTTATTAAAAACCGCTACTTACAATTTTCCGAGTTTTTCACTTGATAATGTCGCGAATACATTGCTTGGTATTGGTAAAAAAGTTGATGATGTAGATAACCGACTACAGGAAATAACCGATAACTTTCACCACGATAAAACCGCACTGGCGGCTTACAATTTAGAAGATTGTCGTTTAGTTATCCTGATTTTTAAGCATACTCAATTATTAGAATTCGCTATGCTCAGGGCGCAATTAACCGGTTTATCCATTGATAGATTTGGAGGTTCAGTAGCGGCTTTTACTAATTTATACCTGCCAAAATTACATCGCAGTGGTTATGTCGCGCCTAACATGGGCGATGGCGATCAAGGCTTTGAATCACCGGGCGGTTTTGTCATGGACTCTATTCCAGGTCTTTACCAAAATGTGTTGGTGTTAGATTTTAAAAGCCTATACCCCAGTATTATACGCAGTTTTAATATTGACCCCATGGGTTTGATAGAAGGGTTAAAGTCTCCAGAAACAGCAATAGAGGGCTTTGATGGTGCTTATTTCTCCAGAGAACAGCATTTTTTACCTGGTATTATCACTGAGCTATGGAAAGAGCGTGATATCGCGAAAAAAGATAAAAATGCCGCCTTATCGCAGGCAATAAAAATTATCATGAATTCATTTTACGGTGTTTTAGGCTCAACAGGTTGTCGATTCTTCGATCCCCGTTTATCTGGTTCTATTACTAAACGTAGTCACAGTATTTTAAAAACCACTAAATTATGGATAGAAGCGAAGGGTTACCAAGTGATCTACGGTGATACAGATTCTATTTTTGTGCATGTGGGTGATGAACAAAGCGAAGAAAACAGCAGGGCACTGGGTAAAACGTTACAAGAATACATTAATCAAAAATGGCATGCATTGCTCAAAGACCAGTTTAATATTGTTAGCGAGCTTGAAATTGAATTTGAAACCCACTTTCTTAAGTTCTTAATGCCAACCATTCGTGGGCAAGATGTAGGCACAAAAAAGCGTTATGCTGGGCTGGTGCAAAAAGGTGAAGAGCAGCAATTAATTTTTAAAGGCTTAGAAAGTGTTCGAACCGATTGGACTGAATTGGCGAAACAGTTTCAACGTACTTTGTACTGGAAAATATTTAATAACGAACCGGTTGTGGAATACGTAAAGCAAATGGTTGCTGATACCTTAGCGGGAAAACACGATGAATTACTCTATTACCGTAAGCGTTTGCGCAGAAAATTGGAGCTGTATGTTAAAAATGTGCCGCCACATGTGCGCGCTGCAAGATTAGCCGATGAAATATACAAGCAGCAGGGCAAGCCACTTAAATATCAAAATAAAGGCTGGATTGAATATGTGATGACCGTCAATGGTCCACAAGCTAAGGGGTGTCAGAGCGCCGCTTTAGATTATCAATTTTACATTGATCGTCAGTTGTTGGCGGTAGCAGATGCAATTTTGCCTTTTATTAATACCAGTTTTGACGAGATCACGAACAGTCAGATGAATTTGTTTTAA
- the dinG gene encoding ATP-dependent DNA helicase DinG gives MLSDKIKQVIRTSYKAIGENLTNFNPRKQQTFLIAEIAKTLAGDYDKVRKIITIEAGTGTGKSLAYALGSIPLAISRNKKVCIATATVALQEQLVDKDLPFLKKHSGLDFNFTLAKGRQRYVCRQKLALAVANDDSPQAGFTFAEKPQAGDIRTLNKMHKALNDNTWPGDIDAWPEPINHHIWQQIQADKHSCLKHLSDHSHCPFHKARETMEAADVVVVNHSLLLADLELGGGRILSAPEDTFYIIDEAHHLPKVTRDHSSATLTIKGAIDWLSKLQETGDKIAALVKSNSTISPSIKLADDCQDILSDMQKVLSFIDNNRSIYFHQSSSNSPLKQSQNQALQYRFENGIVPKSLKNWAEDLTDSSKKCLAHLNKLYNLLMESVKDGDTQMYLAEPLLAESGFMIQRLENFNSLWQMYAKTDSEKGAPMARWLEQIEGKRSDYLISGSPIEVGFTLEDMLWSKCEGAVLCSATILALNSFDHFRRQAGLRTDDGSQYQKVDSPFDYQNNAQLIVPKMQYEPSADAFTDELIAKLPEQIQRGKATLVLFSSYWQMDKVVTALREQTKLSILVQGEQSRQKIIETHKTLCDKQQNSIIFGTQSFSEGLDLPGDYLTNVIITKLPFSVPSSPVEEAQAEYITAKGGNPFMSISVPETSKKLIQATGRLLRNEKDHGVIVLMDRRLVNKRYGKDLLNSLPPFKRIIE, from the coding sequence ATGTTAAGCGATAAAATTAAGCAAGTGATAAGAACCTCCTACAAAGCCATAGGTGAAAACCTGACCAACTTTAACCCGCGAAAGCAGCAAACCTTTTTAATTGCTGAAATTGCGAAAACCCTTGCCGGAGATTACGATAAAGTACGTAAAATAATCACCATTGAAGCCGGTACCGGCACCGGTAAGTCTTTAGCGTACGCGTTGGGTTCTATTCCGCTCGCCATAAGTCGAAACAAAAAAGTGTGTATTGCCACCGCTACTGTGGCGTTGCAAGAGCAATTAGTTGATAAAGATTTACCGTTTTTAAAAAAACACAGTGGATTAGACTTTAACTTCACCTTAGCAAAAGGTAGACAGCGCTATGTTTGTCGACAAAAGCTTGCGCTAGCTGTAGCCAATGACGACAGTCCACAAGCCGGTTTTACCTTTGCAGAAAAACCACAAGCGGGCGATATTCGCACCTTGAACAAGATGCACAAAGCACTCAATGATAACACTTGGCCGGGCGATATTGACGCGTGGCCCGAGCCCATTAATCATCATATTTGGCAACAAATCCAGGCTGACAAACACAGTTGTTTAAAGCATTTATCAGACCATAGCCATTGCCCATTTCATAAAGCTAGAGAGACCATGGAGGCAGCCGATGTTGTCGTGGTAAACCACAGTTTACTACTGGCTGATTTAGAGCTAGGGGGAGGCAGAATATTATCAGCACCTGAAGACACTTTTTACATTATTGATGAAGCACATCACCTACCAAAAGTAACGCGTGACCATTCCAGTGCGACTCTTACCATCAAGGGAGCCATTGACTGGCTTAGTAAGCTGCAAGAAACTGGCGATAAAATAGCAGCGCTAGTAAAATCCAATAGCACCATCTCGCCATCAATAAAATTAGCGGACGATTGCCAAGATATATTATCCGACATGCAAAAAGTGCTAAGTTTTATTGATAATAATCGCAGTATTTATTTTCATCAATCTTCGTCAAATAGCCCACTAAAACAAAGTCAAAATCAAGCGCTACAATATCGCTTTGAAAACGGTATTGTGCCAAAATCATTAAAAAATTGGGCCGAAGATTTAACCGATAGTTCAAAGAAATGTTTAGCGCATTTAAACAAGCTTTATAACTTGTTAATGGAGTCGGTAAAAGACGGCGACACGCAAATGTATTTAGCAGAACCTTTGTTAGCTGAATCGGGATTTATGATCCAACGTCTAGAAAACTTTAATTCGTTATGGCAGATGTATGCTAAAACCGATAGTGAGAAAGGTGCGCCTATGGCGCGTTGGTTAGAGCAAATTGAAGGTAAACGAAGCGACTATCTTATTAGTGGTTCGCCCATAGAAGTTGGCTTCACTCTAGAAGATATGCTCTGGTCTAAATGTGAAGGTGCCGTTTTATGCTCCGCCACTATTTTAGCTTTGAACTCGTTCGATCATTTTCGTCGACAAGCGGGGCTAAGAACTGATGATGGCAGCCAATATCAAAAAGTTGATTCGCCTTTTGATTATCAAAATAATGCTCAGTTAATTGTGCCTAAAATGCAGTATGAGCCCAGTGCCGATGCGTTTACAGATGAGCTTATTGCTAAACTTCCTGAACAAATTCAGCGCGGAAAAGCGACATTAGTGCTGTTTTCTTCTTATTGGCAAATGGATAAAGTGGTCACGGCACTGCGAGAACAAACTAAACTCAGTATATTAGTGCAAGGCGAGCAATCTCGACAAAAAATTATTGAAACCCACAAAACCCTTTGCGATAAACAGCAAAACAGTATCATTTTTGGTACGCAAAGTTTTTCAGAAGGTCTAGATTTACCCGGTGACTATCTCACCAATGTTATTATCACCAAGTTACCGTTTTCAGTGCCGTCATCTCCGGTAGAAGAAGCACAGGCTGAATACATTACCGCTAAGGGTGGTAATCCTTTTATGTCTATTTCAGTGCCTGAAACCTCGAAAAAGCTTATTCAGGCCACAGGACGATTACTGCGTAATGAAAAAGACCATGGTGTCATCGTGTTAATGGATCGTCGTTTAGTGAACAAGCGATACGGTAAAGACTTATTAAATTCGTTACCGCCATTTAAGCGTATTATCGAATAA
- a CDS encoding DoxX family membrane protein, protein MSTDATLANKNFQNNLQWSLLLLRVGVFIVMFVWTLDKFVNPAHSIKIFEHFYKISGFTDILAYSLGALQLILVMAFLFGIKKRLTYGLIFLMHAGSTFSAYAQYYDAFNNLLFFAAWPMLAACAALYLLREADTKFTLGK, encoded by the coding sequence ATGTCGACAGATGCTACCCTAGCCAACAAAAATTTTCAGAACAACCTACAATGGTCATTACTATTATTACGTGTAGGTGTGTTTATCGTAATGTTCGTTTGGACGCTAGATAAGTTTGTTAACCCTGCCCATAGTATTAAAATTTTCGAACATTTTTATAAAATCAGCGGTTTTACTGACATCCTTGCTTATAGTTTAGGCGCGCTACAATTAATATTAGTTATGGCGTTTTTATTCGGCATTAAAAAACGTTTAACCTATGGTTTAATTTTCCTGATGCACGCTGGTTCTACATTCTCAGCCTACGCACAATATTATGATGCCTTTAATAACCTATTGTTTTTTGCCGCTTGGCCTATGTTGGCTGCTTGTGCAGCGCTATATTTATTAAGAGAAGCTGACACTAAGTTTACTTTAGGTAAATAA